CCTGTGGGTAATTTTAGGAGCTGAACACTCAGCCCATTTTTCTTTTTCCCAGCAGAACCAGCAATTTTTGTCCTGAGAAAAAACATACAGAGGCTTGTTGCAGATTTTAGCAAACTCAGCACCCCAACCGGTTCCACCTTTTACAGTACCATCTTCAAGGATATTACCGATAATGAAGATTTCGTGTCCGCTGTTAACCTGCCAGCAGATAGATTGCAGGACCTTGCGAAAAATAGGTGCGCGTGTGAAATTACGGTTCATCAGCTTGGAAACATAAGTCAGGCTGACGTCCTTACTTTCAAGTTCCTTTTCAGTAAGTACACGCAGACCGCGCTGACGAGCATTCTGGTGACCTTCAAAACTGTAGTTAACTTCCTGCAAGCCGTACTTTTCAGCATTCACTCCGAACTCGCTTTCTGTGCCGGAAGCACCGCCACTATATAAAATGAACTCTTTAGGATTACTCATTTCTTCCTCCAGTGTTAGCTTGTCTAGATTCGTGAAAACGACTGATACATAAAAATGATCAAGTCCACAATCAGGATTTTCGGTAGAACTACAATTTGCACCTGATTTGTTGCATACGATAAAATTTAGAACTTATCTACATAAAACAATGATTTTCACGGATTAAGGGACATCCAAGCCACAATTAAGTAACTATTTGTTTAAAAAATGATGTACAGAAATAAATTTCGTCTAGGACTATGTTCAAACAACATAATTCAGCACTTTACCATTCTGTAAAGCAATTAATGCATTAAATATTAATGTATAAACATAAAGGCTGCACTTGTTATAAAATTCACAGAGCTCGCTAAAAACTTTATACATCTACAAAAACAGGACAAACCAGCCACACAGCACATAAACCCAATCACGTGATTTTTTTTCTCACCAATGCGGCCTAGACAAGACCTAAAAATAGTGTATTATCAGGTTTGTTGATTCGGGCTGGAAAATCTCAAGACGAAAGTAGCTACGGCCAAACCGTATAGGAGGTTTTTATGAACAAACACAGCAGCATCGGAGAAAAACCGGAAGCTTTGAAAAAAATGGAAAAGAACGATCCTCATAAATATCGTTCTGTCAGCGGTCACATCGCTGCCATGGTCAAGTCTCTGGACGAACAGGAAAAGAACAACTCTTCCGACCCCAAAGTGGAAGAAGATCAGGACTAAGTCCTGCACCTCAATCTCTGACTCACTCTCACAAGTTGTCAACAAATCCGCAATTATCTAACGCGTCTGACTAGTTTGAATCAAGCCAGGCGGAAATACTGTTGACAAAATCGCCGGATAAGCAATCGATCCACTTTTGGTCTGTCCCCTTACCTCCCGCATCCGGGAGGTCTTCATCAATCATGACGATTTGATGGGGGGCAGACTGGAATCCGGTCAGCATCACCGACGCCACCCTCTTCCAGTCGCCACTGACACCGCGTAAGCCGATGAATGTCGGCAAACCGTCAGCGAGAGCGGACACAAGCCTTTCTGGAAATAGACATTCGTCAGGATGATCTATGGTCAGGATGACAAATTTAAAAAGCCCCGCAAGCAAATCTATGCGGGGCATTTTTTTTGCCCCGTAACCTCTAGCCCAGAGACCTATCCGTTCAGGATCAACCTTGGGATGCTCACGCAACGAGGCATAAGCCTTCTGTATATCCTCCACACCCCAACTATCTGCACACAAGACAACCACGCCACGCCCGGAAAGATGCCGGGCCACTTCGGAAAACTGATCTCCTGAAATATACAGCCCGTACCTAAACAGCACCACTGCCGGAAACCGTCCTTTTGCAGCCGGAGCAAACAAGTCACAGCGCTCCGGTCCATCATCAGCCTCAAAGGCATCCACACGACCTTTTACCGGATACTCAGCGGCCGCTCCATCTGGCATCCACATAAAACGGTGAATCCAATGCTCATCTCCGGGCAGAAAGACAACCGTCCCCGAGACTGGTTCGTCTTCATCAAAAGAAGGACCATAAGTATAGATAAAATCTCCATGTTCAGACTTCTTCAACTTTCGAAGCAGTCCAGTCTTGCGGTCATGCAAAACCAGCCGTCCATGCTCTGCACGAGCGTCAAGAACGACAATCTGCCGCCCGGTGAAAGTTTCATAATGCCCGCGAAAATCATCCTCACCAAATTCATAAGCCGCCAAAGATGAAAGAGACCGTGCCTCCGACCCACGCTTGAGCACCATGGTTGAATTGCCCACGGTAATCCCCTTGCCCTGTCGCAGGACCACAGCATCAGGACTGATCGACGATCCGGTTTCTATATGTGGAGAAGACTTAATTGGCTCTTGGGCGAGAGTAGACTTTGCTACAAAGCCCTTGTCATCAGAAACATTATGAAGAACAGCCCGCTTTTCAATTTCACTCTTTACAGGACGCTTAACCGGAGAATCGAGACGGGAAATTATATCTTTCTGCTCAGACTTGCTTACAAATTGAGAATCAGGCTTAAACTCGGCCCTCTCCGCCAATAGATCAACAGGGACTTTTTGCTCCTTCTCAGCAAGAGTAACAAGCTCAATACCAAGACGCTCCAAACCTTGATCGTGAGATAACTCCACAAAATCCAGCAGAAAAAACAGGATCAAAGCGTGCATCAAAATAGAAAGCAAGGCGGCAAGGTAACGCAAACGTCCTCCAGAGTCTTCAAACTACTTTATTCCTGAATAAATATTTTTTCAACACTTGAAGGATTTTTTTATTTTATTCCAAGGTGATATAATTTTATTTCCTTTACAACTGAACAGACACCCAAACGATATTAAAACAATAACTTGAAATTATGGTTGACACTTACGAGGATTCCACATAGACCTCTCTTCACTTGAGTCGGGATGTAGCGCAGCCTGGGAGCGCACTTGAATGGGGTTCAAGGGGTCGGAGGTTCAAATCCTCTCATCCCGACCACAAGAAGGAACCCCGAAAAGCCACTGAGCAATCAGTGGCTTTTTTCTTTTTCAAGCACCAAAGAAAAAGCCGTGGAAAAAATCCACGGCTTTTTTGCGTCCAAATATATTAGCTCACCCTACTCAGGCACAGCAACCTTACGCACGGTAATCTGATAGTTCTCAGGGATACCATCCCCCGCCCTGTTAAGCATAGGATCAAGCACAAGGTACGCCTCCTGCCCACCATCAGCACACTGCTTGATCATTGTATCCTTGGATTCAATTTTCACGTCAGTGTTAAATGTCACGATCCTGCGCATGGAAACAACGGCCTTCAAGCCCTCTACGCGTTCACCATCTGCTTTCACGAGAGTCACATCGTCTTTAGCCATTCCGGGTAAAATCATTATATTTTCCTCATTTTTGATAAGTAAAAGAACCGCGCTATCATAGGCTTGTGGGATGGAAAGTCAAATTGCACTTAAATACAGGAAACCATAATCTAACAATAATCCTTTGCTCAAAAAAATTGTTCATAATATAGTAAATAACAAAAATCCAATCAGGACCATTACAAACAAGGAGAATATCATGAAATTCAAAGCGCTAATTCCCTTACTAATCCTGATCGCAACCATATTCAGCACAGGCTGTAGTACAGCGTACAAAGCGGCATTAGATGAGCGCAGCCTAAGCACACAAACCGCCGATGCAACAATCTCTGCCACCATAATGAAAGCATATCTGGATGACGATGATGTCTCGGTCATGGGCATTGAACCATACACTTTCGTGGGGCATGTATATCTTGTCGGCGAATATGAAAATTACATCCAGAAATCAAAAGCAATATCCATCGCCGAAAGCGTCGACGGTGTAACAGATGTAACCACATACATGTTACCCAAAAAAGATGACCCCACCTGCGACACAACCGAAAATCTCTCAATTCTGGCCGCTGTAAAATCAGCCCTGATCGGAGACGGAGACATATGGTCCACAAGCATTGAAGTGAAAGTAGTTCAATGTCAGGTTATTTTGCTGGGACTGGTAAAAACAAAAGCCGAAATAAATAAGTCGATTACTCATGCCAAAGCGGTAGAAGGTGTGCGCAAGGTCAAATCCTATCTTCGCATTTCCAATAAGCCATAAAGCCCACAACCGACCTTTCAAACAGAAAAGCCCCTTGCAACATCGTTGCAAGGGGCTTTATAAATTCAAGCTGGCGGAGAGGAGAGGATTCGAACCTCCGATAGCGTTAACTATACACGCTTTCCAGGCGTGCTCCTTAAGCCGGACTCGGACACCTCTCCGCTTGGGTGAAAAAGGATTTAGCTAATCAGACTTGCTTGGCAAGTACTTTTTCAAATTATTTTGAATTAAACTTACATTTTGCTAATTTACGAAATTTTCAGCCCTAATTCCAAACTTTTTCTCCATATAAAGCAAACTTTACCAACACCTCAATCGCGAGAAGCCCCAACGGCACGGTAATCCCCCCAAGAATGAAGCCTCTCCAAAAAACTGACAGTCTGCTCCATATTTTCATCAGCTTCCACAGCATCATCTTTATATTGACCATCGATAATAAACCTTATCCAATCTATACGGACTCAAACGATATTAAATTGAGAGGAAAG
The Marinifilum sp. JC120 DNA segment above includes these coding regions:
- a CDS encoding BON domain-containing protein, with translation MKFKALIPLLILIATIFSTGCSTAYKAALDERSLSTQTADATISATIMKAYLDDDDVSVMGIEPYTFVGHVYLVGEYENYIQKSKAISIAESVDGVTDVTTYMLPKKDDPTCDTTENLSILAAVKSALIGDGDIWSTSIEVKVVQCQVILLGLVKTKAEINKSITHAKAVEGVRKVKSYLRISNKP